From a single Endozoicomonas euniceicola genomic region:
- a CDS encoding MATE family efflux transporter, whose translation MKQRSLTIVKLATPIILAMLSQSLLNLVDAALVGPLGEEALAAVGAGSYANFVALALVAGLSAGVQAQVARRYGAGQKACCAVPVNHGIIIALLFALPASLLLMIMAPWILQLFSTGGVVHDAAETYFRIRVMALMAAAMSLSFRGYWNGTGQPFGFLRILVISHLFNVVVSYILIYGKLGLPAMGVAGAAMGTFLAMHLSALLNLLVLFRQVSHHGFLQPFRRSDWLNLKTLIKLAIPDSLQQTLFALGIMLFFAIIAQLGTQEMAIAHVLMNISLFMILPGIGLGMASNTLVSQELGAQRPEMAITWGWNAVWIATALLSILSLPLLVIPEWVLGLFLHKPELVSAARLPLQLTGVGIILDSASLVLTQTLLGAGANKTVLGIRFGTQWGFLLPVSWLLGTVVGTGLTTLWLLTILQRLISSTAFIMIWKRRQWSHIRI comes from the coding sequence TTGAAACAGCGCAGTCTGACTATTGTAAAGCTGGCAACGCCCATTATTCTTGCCATGCTGTCCCAAAGTCTTTTGAATCTGGTGGATGCCGCCCTGGTTGGCCCATTAGGTGAAGAGGCACTGGCAGCCGTTGGCGCTGGCAGTTATGCCAATTTTGTAGCGCTGGCTTTAGTGGCCGGTCTGTCTGCTGGCGTTCAGGCACAGGTAGCACGTCGTTATGGCGCAGGTCAGAAAGCCTGCTGCGCTGTGCCTGTTAATCACGGGATTATCATTGCCCTGCTCTTTGCCCTGCCGGCCAGCCTGTTGCTCATGATCATGGCTCCCTGGATTCTGCAACTGTTCAGTACGGGCGGCGTAGTACACGATGCGGCCGAAACCTATTTCCGTATCCGTGTTATGGCACTGATGGCCGCCGCTATGAGCCTGTCCTTTCGGGGGTATTGGAATGGTACGGGCCAGCCGTTCGGCTTCTTACGGATTCTGGTGATTTCCCATCTGTTCAACGTCGTAGTCAGCTATATCCTGATTTACGGGAAACTCGGCCTGCCTGCTATGGGAGTGGCAGGTGCGGCAATGGGCACCTTCCTTGCCATGCACCTTAGTGCGCTACTGAATCTGCTGGTCCTGTTCCGGCAGGTGTCTCACCATGGTTTTCTGCAACCTTTCCGCCGCAGTGACTGGCTGAACCTGAAAACCCTGATCAAACTGGCTATCCCTGATTCATTGCAGCAAACCCTGTTTGCCCTGGGCATTATGCTGTTTTTTGCCATTATCGCCCAGCTGGGTACTCAGGAAATGGCTATTGCCCATGTACTGATGAATATTTCACTGTTCATGATTCTTCCCGGTATCGGTCTGGGTATGGCTTCAAACACCCTGGTCAGTCAGGAGCTTGGCGCACAAAGGCCGGAAATGGCGATAACCTGGGGCTGGAATGCCGTCTGGATAGCCACGGCATTGCTCAGTATCCTGAGCCTGCCATTATTAGTCATCCCTGAATGGGTGCTGGGATTGTTCCTGCATAAACCGGAACTGGTTAGCGCTGCCAGACTGCCACTGCAACTGACAGGGGTTGGCATTATTCTTGATTCTGCCTCTCTGGTGCTGACCCAGACCCTGCTCGGAGCAGGTGCCAATAAAACAGTACTGGGTATACGATTTGGGACCCAATGGGGTTTTCTGCTGCCCGTCAGCTGGCTATTGGGAACGGTTGTAGGAACGGGATTAACGACGCTCTGGCTGCTGACGATCTTACAGCGGCTGATCAGTTCTACGGCTTTTATTATGATCTGGAAAAGGCGACAGTGGAGTCATATCAGGATCTGA
- the metH gene encoding methionine synthase, translating into MPRPSVPLSVQLSEQRIQEAQERARLLQERLQQQILILDGAMGTMIQGYRLEENDYRGERFASHPCDVKGNNDLLCLTRPDIIQEIHQSYLEAGADILETNTFNATTIAMADYDMEDLVPEMNREAARLARVVADAETAKNPDKPRFVAGILGPTNRTASISPDVNNPGYRNVDFGTLTTAYRQAAIDLLEGGADILMIETIFDTLNAKAAIYAVKELFDELGFELPIMISGTITDASGRTLSGQTTEAFWNSVAHAKPLSVGLNCALGAKELRPWLEDLSNIADTFVSAHPNAGLPNAFGEYDQTPEEMADIVTEFARSGLVNIIGGCCGSTPDHIAVIAQRMSSIPKRKVPAITKACRLSGLEPFNIAADSLFVNVGERCNVTGSARFKRLIVEEDYDTALDVARQQVENGALVIDINMDEGMLDARQAMITFLNLIASEPDISRVPVMVDSSKWDVIEAGLQCIQGKGIVNSISLKEGEEPFRHHARLCRNYGAAVVVMAFDEVGQADTEARKIEICQRSYDILVNDIGFPPEDIVFDPNIFAVATGIEEHNNYAVDFINATRFIRDKLPHAMISGGVSNVSFSFRGNNPVREAIHAVFLYHAIKNGMTMGIVNAGQLAIYEDIPAELRDRVEDVVLNRTPEATDALLAIAEQYRGDGTAQKQAEDLSWRELPVNKRLEHALVKGITTYIVDDTEAARQVAERPIHVIEGPLMDGMNVVGDLFGSGKMFLPQVVKSARVMKQAVAHLVPFIEEEKGGNVRSNGKILMATVKGDVHDIGKNIVGVVLACNNFEVVDLGVMVPCEKILQTAVEEQVDIIGLSGLITPSLDEMVHVASEMQRQGIKLPLMIGGATTSKAHTAVKIEPEFQDDLAIYVTDASRSVGIATRLMSNELKPPLVEETRAEYDKVRIRHSKRNNKRQLLTYQEAVDNRFQPDWSHYQPPAPTFTGVKVFEDFPLEQLVDYIDWTPFFITWSLAGKFPAILEDDVVGEAATSLYNDARRMLDELIQKKKIKARAAIGFWPAAQTDFDDIELYRDDSHVEVISRLHHLRQQTPKPEDKPNYALPDFVAPKDSGLKDYMGGFITTAGIGAEELAKTYEEAGDDYNSIMVKALADRLAEAFAECMHEKVRKEFWHYAPEESLSNEQLIKEQYTGIRPAPGYPACPDHTEKATLFKLLDGENNAQVSLSEHFAMMPAASVSGWYFSHPDSKYFGLGKITSDQVSAYAARKGLTVEEAEKWLRPNLL; encoded by the coding sequence ATGCCGCGACCCTCAGTACCACTATCAGTACAACTATCAGAACAACGCATTCAGGAAGCACAGGAACGTGCCAGATTGCTGCAGGAACGACTGCAACAACAGATTTTAATTCTCGACGGTGCCATGGGTACCATGATCCAGGGTTATCGACTGGAAGAGAACGACTACCGGGGTGAACGTTTTGCCAGTCACCCATGTGACGTGAAAGGCAATAACGACCTGCTGTGCCTGACCCGACCGGACATTATTCAGGAGATACACCAGTCCTATCTGGAGGCCGGTGCAGATATTCTGGAAACCAATACCTTCAATGCCACCACCATTGCCATGGCAGACTATGACATGGAAGATCTGGTTCCGGAAATGAATCGTGAAGCCGCCAGACTGGCAAGAGTGGTAGCTGATGCTGAAACCGCGAAGAATCCAGACAAGCCTCGCTTTGTCGCTGGTATTCTTGGTCCCACCAACCGTACTGCGTCTATTTCACCGGACGTGAACAACCCTGGCTACCGCAACGTCGACTTCGGCACCCTGACCACCGCTTACCGGCAGGCTGCCATCGACCTGCTCGAAGGTGGCGCTGACATCCTGATGATCGAAACTATTTTCGATACGCTGAATGCCAAAGCGGCCATTTACGCAGTGAAAGAACTGTTCGATGAACTGGGGTTTGAACTGCCCATTATGATCTCCGGCACCATTACCGATGCGTCCGGACGTACCCTGTCGGGCCAAACGACAGAAGCCTTCTGGAACTCTGTCGCCCATGCCAAACCGTTGTCGGTGGGTCTGAACTGTGCCCTGGGAGCCAAAGAGCTACGCCCCTGGCTGGAAGACCTGTCCAACATCGCTGACACTTTCGTCAGCGCCCATCCCAACGCAGGTCTACCCAACGCCTTTGGTGAGTACGACCAGACGCCGGAAGAGATGGCCGATATCGTGACGGAGTTTGCCCGGTCGGGACTGGTCAATATTATTGGTGGCTGCTGTGGCAGTACACCGGATCATATTGCCGTCATTGCTCAAAGAATGTCGTCTATTCCCAAGCGTAAAGTACCGGCTATAACCAAAGCCTGTCGTTTGAGTGGACTGGAACCGTTCAACATTGCTGCGGATTCATTGTTTGTCAACGTGGGCGAGCGTTGCAACGTTACCGGTTCTGCCCGCTTTAAACGCCTGATTGTGGAAGAAGATTACGACACCGCTCTGGATGTTGCCCGTCAACAGGTGGAAAACGGTGCCCTGGTCATTGATATCAATATGGATGAAGGCATGCTGGATGCCCGGCAGGCAATGATCACCTTCCTGAACCTGATCGCTTCAGAGCCGGATATCTCCCGCGTGCCGGTGATGGTGGACTCTTCTAAATGGGATGTGATTGAAGCGGGTCTGCAATGTATCCAGGGCAAAGGCATTGTCAACTCCATCAGCCTGAAGGAAGGTGAAGAACCATTCCGCCACCATGCCAGACTGTGCCGGAATTACGGTGCTGCGGTGGTGGTGATGGCGTTTGATGAAGTGGGTCAGGCAGACACCGAAGCCCGCAAGATAGAAATCTGCCAGCGCTCCTACGATATTCTGGTGAACGACATTGGCTTTCCACCGGAAGATATTGTTTTTGACCCGAACATCTTCGCCGTTGCCACCGGTATTGAAGAACACAATAACTACGCCGTTGACTTTATCAACGCTACCCGCTTTATTCGGGACAAACTGCCCCATGCCATGATCTCTGGCGGCGTCAGTAATGTTTCCTTCTCATTCCGTGGCAATAACCCGGTTCGTGAAGCTATTCACGCAGTTTTCCTGTACCACGCCATTAAAAATGGAATGACCATGGGCATTGTGAATGCGGGACAGCTGGCGATTTATGAAGATATTCCTGCCGAACTCCGTGACCGGGTGGAAGATGTTGTTCTGAACCGGACGCCAGAAGCCACTGACGCACTGCTGGCCATTGCTGAGCAATACCGTGGCGACGGGACAGCACAGAAACAGGCAGAGGATTTAAGCTGGCGGGAGCTCCCTGTTAATAAACGTCTGGAGCATGCGCTGGTTAAAGGCATCACCACCTATATTGTTGACGATACGGAGGCGGCCCGGCAGGTGGCAGAACGCCCCATTCATGTTATCGAAGGGCCATTAATGGATGGCATGAACGTCGTGGGTGACCTGTTTGGTTCCGGTAAAATGTTCCTGCCCCAAGTGGTAAAAAGTGCCAGGGTGATGAAGCAGGCTGTCGCACACCTGGTGCCGTTTATTGAGGAAGAAAAAGGCGGCAACGTTCGTTCTAACGGCAAGATTCTGATGGCAACGGTTAAAGGCGATGTGCATGATATTGGCAAGAATATTGTTGGCGTAGTGCTGGCCTGTAATAACTTTGAAGTGGTTGACCTGGGGGTTATGGTTCCCTGCGAAAAAATCCTGCAAACGGCTGTTGAGGAGCAGGTGGATATCATTGGCCTGAGCGGATTGATTACCCCATCCCTGGACGAGATGGTGCATGTTGCCAGCGAAATGCAGCGTCAGGGGATTAAGCTGCCGCTGATGATTGGCGGCGCTACGACTTCAAAAGCCCATACGGCCGTTAAGATTGAGCCTGAATTTCAGGATGATCTGGCTATTTATGTCACCGACGCTTCCCGCAGTGTAGGAATTGCCACCCGACTGATGAGTAACGAACTGAAACCGCCACTGGTAGAAGAGACCCGTGCCGAATACGACAAAGTCCGGATTCGCCATAGCAAGCGTAACAATAAACGTCAGTTATTGACCTACCAGGAAGCGGTAGATAACCGTTTTCAGCCTGACTGGAGCCATTACCAGCCACCCGCTCCTACATTCACCGGGGTGAAAGTGTTTGAGGACTTCCCACTGGAACAGCTGGTTGATTACATTGACTGGACACCGTTCTTCATTACCTGGAGTCTGGCTGGCAAATTTCCCGCTATTCTTGAAGACGATGTAGTGGGTGAAGCCGCTACCAGCCTGTACAACGATGCACGACGGATGCTTGATGAACTGATTCAGAAAAAGAAGATCAAAGCTCGTGCCGCTATAGGCTTCTGGCCTGCCGCGCAAACGGATTTTGATGATATTGAACTGTACCGTGACGATTCACATGTAGAAGTCATCAGTCGTCTTCACCATCTGCGCCAACAGACACCTAAACCGGAAGATAAGCCCAACTATGCCCTGCCAGACTTTGTCGCACCAAAAGACTCCGGGCTGAAGGATTATATGGGCGGATTTATCACAACGGCTGGCATCGGCGCAGAAGAACTGGCAAAGACCTACGAAGAAGCGGGTGACGATTATAACAGCATTATGGTCAAGGCTCTGGCTGACCGGCTGGCAGAAGCCTTTGCCGAGTGTATGCATGAAAAAGTGCGGAAAGAGTTCTGGCACTATGCACCGGAAGAATCCCTGAGTAACGAACAGCTTATAAAAGAGCAGTACACTGGTATTCGCCCGGCACCGGGTTATCCCGCCTGCCCTGACCACACTGAAAAAGCCACACTGTTCAAACTGCTTGATGGTGAAAACAATGCACAGGTATCGCTCTCCGAGCATTTCGCCATGATGCCCGCTGCCAGTGTCAGTGGCTGGTATTTTTCACACCCGGACTCAAAATACTTTGGACTCGGTAAAATCACCTCTGATCAGGTTTCTGCTTACGCCGCCCGAAAAGGGCTGACGGTCGAAGAGGCTGAGAAGTGGCTCAGACCTAACCTCTTGTAA
- a CDS encoding Bcr/CflA family efflux MFS transporter, with protein MRQLNPEKHTTAVLVVLTLFAVVGPVSIDIFTPSLPAITQYFDTDHTTAQWSVGIFMLGFSLSMLIVGPLSDRFGRKNTLLGGYSLYLLATIATLTTSSIHLFIAARFAQALFGCFGTAVARTIARDYYSDKMEVKILAYISACLTLAPMAAPIAGGYIQQYAGWQYSFLVMAAFAIIAMLAMTLLPEKSERNANATTGMFKGYSAVLTDLRYMRFSVAAGVAFAGAFVFVAGAPFVLIEQLGINPKDYGFIFAAAIAAYLVSASMGPKLTDRLSREKVTLLSGSTLATGALISLVSAWFSGGESVVGYVVGIVVYELGLGIFNPLCQARATEHMKNNIGTASGLIFFIEMLMATLISGAVGLLPVAGTMTLAVATLASAAFATLCLMGTGKPAEQLTARTA; from the coding sequence ATGCGTCAATTAAACCCTGAGAAACATACTACCGCCGTACTGGTTGTACTGACCCTGTTTGCTGTTGTGGGTCCGGTGTCCATTGATATATTCACGCCGTCACTGCCTGCGATCACCCAGTATTTCGACACAGACCATACCACCGCTCAATGGAGCGTGGGTATTTTTATGCTGGGTTTCTCTCTGTCCATGTTGATCGTTGGTCCGCTGAGTGATCGCTTTGGCCGCAAAAATACCCTGCTGGGCGGATACTCCCTGTACCTGCTGGCCACCATTGCCACCCTGACCACCAGCAGTATCCACCTGTTTATTGCTGCCCGCTTTGCCCAGGCCCTGTTCGGCTGCTTTGGTACGGCTGTTGCGCGAACCATCGCCCGTGATTATTACTCCGATAAAATGGAAGTGAAAATCCTGGCGTATATCAGCGCCTGTCTGACCCTTGCCCCAATGGCAGCACCAATTGCCGGTGGTTATATCCAGCAATACGCTGGCTGGCAGTACAGTTTTCTGGTGATGGCCGCTTTTGCGATTATCGCCATGCTGGCAATGACCCTGCTGCCAGAGAAGTCAGAGCGTAATGCCAACGCCACCACCGGGATGTTCAAAGGCTACTCTGCGGTTCTGACCGACCTGCGCTATATGCGTTTCTCAGTGGCAGCCGGTGTAGCTTTTGCCGGTGCCTTTGTCTTTGTGGCGGGTGCGCCTTTTGTTCTGATTGAGCAGCTGGGTATCAACCCGAAAGATTATGGCTTTATCTTTGCGGCTGCTATTGCGGCCTATCTGGTCAGTGCCTCCATGGGACCAAAACTTACCGATCGCCTGAGCCGGGAAAAGGTCACTCTGCTGTCCGGTTCTACCCTGGCGACCGGTGCCCTGATCTCCCTCGTTTCTGCGTGGTTCAGTGGTGGTGAGTCGGTTGTGGGTTATGTTGTTGGTATCGTTGTATACGAGCTGGGCCTGGGTATTTTCAATCCGCTGTGTCAGGCTCGCGCCACTGAACACATGAAGAACAATATCGGCACCGCATCCGGTCTGATCTTCTTTATTGAAATGCTGATGGCCACTCTGATCAGTGGCGCTGTTGGCCTGCTGCCAGTTGCCGGCACCATGACTCTGGCAGTGGCAACCCTGGCTTCTGCAGCCTTTGCCACCCTGTGCCTGATGGGAACTGGCAAGCCTGCCGAACAGCTGACTGCCCGGACGGCATAA
- the nfuA gene encoding Fe-S biogenesis protein NfuA yields the protein MKITFTEAAQKYLAGLLKRQNVEGIGVRLFVTQPGTPYAETCLAYCKPGEEKEGDLLLELEYFNCHVEGVSEPFLEDAEVDFSEDKLGGQLTIKAPNAKLPKVNEDSPLDQKINYFLQTEINPGLASHGGMVSLVEIDDGFAVLQFGGGCQGCSAVDLTLKDGVEKTLVERIPELKGVRDVTDHTVTENAYFK from the coding sequence TTGAAGATTACATTTACAGAAGCCGCTCAGAAATATCTGGCAGGTCTCCTGAAACGGCAGAACGTTGAAGGCATTGGCGTTCGCCTGTTCGTGACCCAGCCAGGAACACCTTATGCTGAGACCTGTCTGGCTTACTGTAAGCCTGGTGAGGAAAAAGAAGGTGACCTGCTGCTGGAGCTGGAATACTTCAACTGTCATGTAGAAGGGGTTAGCGAACCTTTTCTGGAAGACGCCGAGGTGGACTTTTCAGAAGACAAACTGGGTGGTCAGCTGACCATCAAGGCACCGAATGCCAAACTGCCTAAAGTGAATGAGGACAGCCCGCTGGATCAGAAGATTAACTACTTCCTGCAGACTGAAATCAACCCGGGTCTGGCTTCCCATGGTGGCATGGTGTCGCTGGTGGAAATTGACGATGGTTTTGCCGTATTGCAGTTTGGTGGTGGTTGTCAGGGGTGCAGCGCTGTTGACCTGACCCTGAAAGACGGTGTGGAGAAAACTCTGGTTGAGCGTATTCCTGAACTGAAGGGCGTGCGTGATGTGACGGACCACACGGTGACCGAGAACGCTTACTTTAAATAA
- a CDS encoding RING finger protein gives MKIFGASCFLTLSIFFFTPVFGYEGNDNQESYNKAAFGSVTAAVSDDATLVEIFGRVIYLEGVTQSDWNRLWHSFFHGGILATAFSALALRTGIYTWARNYGSSGSMVVKGICGLSALFYIDALLTRGWLGFRLLYKLFNLENTATYFVMAAWMLTGEDHDPENYISNFFNKYVLLLLPFFIKFRHEYLMGDTELSNSEYVALSGDVAKQFIIKAVPALNNIAPYYELRPVASMSEVSGNDSYSRLANIMRELKLGKLKIQRLKRKIFRTADPERKNFKEGTTVLVSFFYQADNKLAFQGYTILNWEEGQPSLLLDDIREDLVIIPMDGIRCLLFPEFIGKVADRIQSIKVGKNREQSENIMPFYFGMAEAELNATSLTYDADTDRISYSVPGSENEKEVTLSLGLQDNSIFMATGCKDETNCVAGQHVVPVWFNKVILLELAYLGYHYGEKLFTAGINGVMPVDKAIPLYAVKDYAGSEPDCPVCKNAPSSVSEDALSLQNLPCNHPICSSCLDAIIKQEVSKVAKKFWQLGSFGVPCPMCRAKAEYLISP, from the coding sequence GTGAAGATTTTTGGTGCAAGCTGTTTTTTGACCCTCTCAATATTTTTCTTTACCCCCGTTTTTGGTTACGAAGGTAATGATAATCAGGAGTCCTATAATAAAGCAGCTTTCGGCTCAGTAACCGCTGCTGTTTCTGACGATGCAACGCTGGTAGAAATCTTCGGAAGAGTTATTTATTTAGAAGGCGTCACCCAGTCCGACTGGAACCGGCTCTGGCATTCATTTTTTCATGGGGGCATTCTGGCTACTGCATTTTCTGCTCTTGCTTTGAGAACCGGAATCTATACATGGGCGAGAAACTATGGTTCGTCGGGTTCCATGGTGGTGAAAGGCATATGCGGACTGTCAGCTCTATTTTACATTGATGCTCTGTTAACAAGAGGGTGGCTTGGCTTTAGACTGCTTTACAAACTTTTTAATCTTGAGAATACGGCAACCTATTTTGTAATGGCTGCCTGGATGTTAACGGGAGAAGATCATGACCCTGAAAATTACATTAGTAATTTTTTCAATAAATATGTTTTACTGCTATTACCTTTTTTCATTAAGTTCCGCCATGAATATTTAATGGGCGACACAGAGCTCTCAAATTCGGAATATGTTGCCTTATCAGGGGATGTTGCCAAGCAATTCATAATCAAAGCTGTGCCAGCGTTAAATAATATCGCCCCCTACTACGAGTTAAGACCTGTTGCTTCAATGAGCGAAGTGTCAGGTAATGACAGTTATAGCCGTCTGGCAAACATTATGAGAGAACTCAAGCTGGGTAAGCTGAAGATACAAAGACTGAAGAGAAAAATTTTTAGAACAGCTGACCCTGAGAGAAAGAACTTTAAAGAGGGTACGACTGTACTCGTCTCTTTTTTTTATCAGGCTGACAACAAACTGGCTTTTCAGGGTTATACAATCCTGAATTGGGAGGAGGGCCAGCCATCACTACTACTGGATGATATTCGGGAAGACTTAGTAATCATTCCAATGGACGGTATTCGTTGTCTTTTATTCCCTGAATTTATCGGGAAAGTAGCTGACAGAATTCAGTCCATTAAGGTGGGAAAAAATCGGGAGCAGTCTGAAAACATTATGCCTTTTTATTTTGGCATGGCTGAAGCAGAGCTTAATGCTACTTCATTGACTTATGATGCTGACACCGATCGCATTTCGTATAGCGTTCCGGGTTCTGAGAATGAGAAAGAGGTTACACTCTCACTGGGGCTGCAAGACAATTCCATTTTTATGGCAACTGGTTGTAAAGACGAGACGAACTGTGTTGCAGGACAGCATGTAGTGCCAGTCTGGTTCAATAAGGTTATTCTCCTGGAGCTGGCTTATCTGGGATACCATTATGGTGAGAAGCTTTTTACCGCTGGAATCAATGGAGTAATGCCTGTTGATAAAGCTATTCCTTTATATGCAGTCAAAGACTATGCAGGAAGTGAACCGGATTGTCCGGTCTGTAAAAATGCTCCTTCATCTGTTTCTGAAGACGCTTTGTCCTTACAGAACCTGCCGTGTAATCATCCTATCTGTTCTTCATGCCTCGACGCAATAATTAAACAAGAAGTCTCAAAAGTTGCAAAAAAATTCTGGCAGTTAGGTAGCTTTGGCGTACCTTGTCCTATGTGCCGTGCTAAAGCCGAGTATTTGATTTCACCATGA